TTGATTACGAAGTGGAGTTAGCGCTCGTCCTGTTACAAGAAATCGATCTCAATAATTTGCCTGATGAATTTGTTTTCTCCCATAACATCGCCTTTATGGTCGCAAATGAATTATCTGATCGCGAGCCCATTATTATTGCACCAGATACTGGCTATGTGCAGGGCAAGTCTCACCCCGGTTACCTGCCCTTGGGGCCATGGATGATCCATGGTAGTGATATAGAGCCGAGCTGGCGCCAGGGGGGGCGCCACAGTTTGACTCTGAGTCTGCTGGTGCAAGATGAAGGCGGCTTTATTATCCGTACACAGCAACAGGGGCTCAGCTCGCAAATGCTTTTTAATGGCTACCGTATCTTGCAGATACTTGCAGACAGATATCAGCGGCAATCTCTAACCTGTATGCGTGACCGCTATGGTGTTCCTGCGGCATTGCACCTAGCTGATGGCAAGTTGCCGGCAGGCAGTCTCATATTGACAGGAACGCCCGGTGGGACTGCGATTAAGGCGCCGTCACTGGCAGATAAGCTAGGTTTATTTATTGATGCCGGGTTAAGTTTGAATGGTGCCCGAGCGTTGTTTTTGCAAAGGCAGATGGAAGCGGCTGATCATCTTGGTTACTTGCAAGTTGGAGACTTGGTCTATACAGCGATAGGTCGACTAGGTCGCCAGCGGTGGCAAGTCGTTGATGGAGCAGGGCAACCGCCAATAGATAGTTGGCCAAGCTCATCTTGTGATTAACGCTGATAACGGCTGTGAGATAGGGACAGTATGAGAATGAACAACGGCGACCTCAGTCGCCGTTGTTCATTTGCCAGTTAAGAACTGATCTGCGTGACATCCACATACAGGCGTAACATCTGACCTGGTTGCAGATATTTATTTTTATCCAATTGATTCCACTGCATAAGATCGCTTATCGATACTTTAAATTTTGAGGCGATGCGGGCGAGTGAATCGCCGGAACGGACTTTGTAGGCGATCTTCCTGGTGGTGGCGTTGCCGTTACCTGTGGTTGCCGGCTTGCCTTTCTT
The window above is part of the Corallincola holothuriorum genome. Proteins encoded here:
- a CDS encoding fumarylacetoacetate hydrolase family protein yields the protein MSKPYGLTNSLIIGFGLLTSMLLQANEAPRVLRFISDSGVTCMGRVVVTFEGAPSEVENLGGSDPSFCGEVTDDEQLAQLLRAFKHVRTTPVLSSAIEKVDSSQLAERILSPVQISEKSLRDQQRFIVAAGLNYADHRSETGFSSSASEDDLLLFAKRTAPTGAYQDVPIGYRLGTTEKVALLDYEVELALVLLQEIDLNNLPDEFVFSHNIAFMVANELSDREPIIIAPDTGYVQGKSHPGYLPLGPWMIHGSDIEPSWRQGGRHSLTLSLLVQDEGGFIIRTQQQGLSSQMLFNGYRILQILADRYQRQSLTCMRDRYGVPAALHLADGKLPAGSLILTGTPGGTAIKAPSLADKLGLFIDAGLSLNGARALFLQRQMEAADHLGYLQVGDLVYTAIGRLGRQRWQVVDGAGQPPIDSWPSSSCD